From a single Candoia aspera isolate rCanAsp1 chromosome 2, rCanAsp1.hap2, whole genome shotgun sequence genomic region:
- the LOC134491936 gene encoding zinc finger protein 883-like, protein MPKSLSFCVSKNYRNMEDSAVDKFQKEGLASQEGHVASAGRTCNSMPFQNVADEHGEVWIRRNDGQAQPVLEESYMCRDVEERLGNSGGMKEKGNLISERNASFANLNIGFHEISVHQNIAKEGKRHEASAYVESWDETSDMKMHWKAHTGDKPFKCIDCGKSFSRSSDLIRHKRVHTGEKPYECPECGKSFSQSRNLTSHRRSHTGEKPFKCLECGKCFSNSGILTSHQRSHTGEKPYKCLECGKCFSQSGILTAHQAMHAGQKPFPCLECGKRFRQLIHLTSHERIHTGEKPFQCLECGKSFRQHIHLTSHKRTHTGEKPFQCLECGKSFSQSSHLIRHERTHTGEKPFKCLLCEKSFGHSSELVRHERTHTGEKPFKCPECEKSFSRSSELIRHKRIHTGEKPYKCLECNKSFIDSTNLIRHQISHTGEKPYKCQECGKCFSQSRSLTAHQRIHTGEKPFKCQECGKCFSQSGILTAHQGMHTGQKPFKCLECGKRFRQHIHLTSHRRIHTGEKPFKCPECGRSFRQHIHLTSHKRIHTGEKPFKCQECGKSFSHNSILISHVRTHTGDKPFKCLECGKSFTWSTLLIRHERTHTGEKPFKCPECGKGFSESSLLNKHRRRHTGEKPFKCLECGKNFFSSTLLIRHQRIHTGEKPLNIWNVENASVEPRKLFEMKELEEENILSHDQNVAKVVVP, encoded by the exons ATGCCCAAATCACTTTCTTTTTGTGTTTCCAAAAATTATAGGAACATGGAAGACTCTGCAGTGGACAAATTCCAAAAGGAAGGCCTTGCATCACAAGAGGGGCATGTAGCTTCAGCTGGAAGGACCTGCAACAGTATGCCCTTCCAGAATGTGGCTGATGAAC ATGGGGAGGTGTGGATCAGAAGAAATGATGGGCAGGCACAACCAGTGCTGGAGGAAAGTTATATGTGCCGAGATGTGGAAGAACGTCTTGGGAATTCAGGGGgaatgaaggagaaaggaaaccTAATCAGTGAAAGGAATGCATCTTTTGCTAATTTGAACATTGGTTTCCATGAAATTTCAGTCCATCAAAACATtgcaaaagaagggaaaaggcaTGAGGCTTCTGCCTATGTAGAAAGTTGGGATGAGACATCAGATATGAAAATGCATTGGAAAGCCCACACAGGAGATAAACCATTTAAATGCATTGACTGTGGAAAGAGTTTTAGTAGGAGCTCAGACCTTATTAGGCATAAAAGAGttcacactggagagaaaccatatgaatgcccagagtgtggaaagagcttcagtcaaaGCAGAAACCTTACTTCCCATCGAAGGagccacacaggagagaaacctttcaaatgcttggagtgtggaaagtgcttcagTAACAGTGGCATTCTCACCtcccatcagagaagccacactggagagaaaccctataaatgcttaGAGTGTGGGAAGTGCTTCAGTCAAAGCGGCATTCTTACTGCGCACCAGGCAATGCACGCCGGGCAAAAACCGTTTCCGTGCCTGGAGTGCGGTAAGAGGTTTCGCCAGCTCATACACCTTACCTCTCATGAGAgaatccatacaggagagaaaccatttcagtgcttggagtgtgggaagagtttcCGCCAGCATATACATCTTACTTCTCATAAAAGAAcccacacgggagagaaaccatttcagtgcttggagtgtggaaagagcttcagccagAGTTCACACCTGATTCGGCATGAAAGAAcccacacgggagagaaaccatTTAAATGCCTCCTTTGTGAAAAGAGCTTTGGCCACAGCTCCGAACTTGTTCGACACGAAAGaactcacacaggggagaagccatttaAGTGTCCAGAGTGTGAGAAGAGCTTCAGTCGCAGCTCTGAACTTATTcgacataaaaggatccacacaggggagaagccctatAAATGCTTGGAATGCAACAAGAGCTTCATCGATAGCACAAACCTCATTAGGCATCAGATAagtcacacaggagagaaaccatacaagTGCCAggagtgtgggaaatgcttcagtCAGAGCAGAAGCCTTACTGCGCATCAGCGGATTCACACAGGTGAGAAGCCCTTTAAATGTCAGGAATGTGGAAAATGCTTTAGTCAGAGTGGAATCCTTACGGCGCATCAAGGGATGCATACAGGACAGAAACCCTTCAAATGCCTGGAGTGCGGAAAGAGGTTTCGTCAGCACATCCACCTGACTTCCCACCGAAGAATCCACACGGGTGAGAAGCCATTTAAATGCCCGGAGTGTGGAAGGAGCTTTCGTCAGCACATCCATCTTACCTCTCACAAAAGaatccacaccggggagaaaccTTTCAAATGCCAGGAGTGCGGAAAGAGTTTTAGTCACAACTCCATCCTTATTTCTCACGTGAGAACTCACACTGGGGACAAACCTTttaaatgcttggagtgtggaaagagctttacttgGAGCACCCTCCTGATTAGACACGAACGAactcacacgggggagaaacccttTAAATGCCCGGAGTGTGGCAAGGGCTTTAGTGAGAGCTCACTTCTTAATAAGCACCGGAGGCGTCACACTGGGGAAAAACCATTcaaatgcttggagtgtggaaagaactttTTTTCCAGTACACTCCTTATTCGACatcagaggattcacacaggggagaaaccactGAATATTTGGAATGTGGAAAATGCTTCAGTTGAACCTCGGAAATTGTTTGAGATGAAAGAACTTGAAGAGGAGAACATTCTTAGCCATGATCAGAATGTGGCAAAAGTGGTCGTGCCATAA